Proteins encoded in a region of the Marinomonas maritima genome:
- a CDS encoding succinylglutamate desuccinylase/aspartoacylase family protein: MSYQIYSHVLPSATPGTQRILKAHHFGEAGARPKVYFQAGLHADEWPGFLVLNRLIKLLKKADKADLIQGEIVIVPVANPIGLAQNFHGYIPGRFAFSDGGGNFNRNWPQLGSKVHKRIKDDVTGDAETNVTLIRKAIREELTLLPENTELQGMKKMLLALSMDADDIIDLHCSGEACMHAYVAQEFEDHFRPLLALLDANVGLSELETGAASFDETNVSVWRDLKAHYAHLVPWGSRSLTVELRGENDISEGLAQQDAKALFDYLILRDVVSGEAPIIDDSDVKYYPLDAMDLVKAPCAGIVCYHKTIGEEVEAGEEIGEVVNLMEDDVDTSSYPLIARTNGVFFARVQRRLVVYGESIAKIAGREHLAFREIGHLFED; encoded by the coding sequence ATGTCTTATCAAATTTATTCTCATGTCTTGCCGAGTGCGACACCCGGTACCCAGCGCATTTTAAAAGCACATCATTTTGGTGAAGCGGGCGCTCGCCCTAAAGTGTATTTTCAAGCGGGTCTTCATGCTGACGAATGGCCTGGCTTTTTGGTGTTGAATAGACTGATTAAGCTGCTGAAAAAAGCAGACAAAGCGGACTTGATCCAAGGTGAAATCGTTATTGTGCCAGTGGCGAATCCGATTGGCTTGGCGCAGAATTTCCACGGTTACATTCCGGGGCGCTTTGCCTTTTCGGATGGTGGCGGTAATTTTAATCGCAACTGGCCTCAGCTCGGTTCGAAAGTACACAAACGCATTAAAGACGATGTGACGGGTGATGCGGAAACGAATGTCACGCTGATTCGCAAGGCGATTCGAGAAGAGCTGACGTTATTGCCAGAGAATACCGAGTTACAAGGTATGAAAAAGATGTTGTTGGCGTTGTCGATGGACGCCGATGACATTATCGATCTGCATTGTTCTGGCGAAGCTTGTATGCATGCGTATGTGGCACAAGAATTTGAGGATCACTTTAGGCCTTTGTTGGCGTTACTGGATGCCAACGTTGGTTTGTCAGAATTAGAAACCGGTGCGGCATCGTTTGATGAAACCAATGTCAGCGTGTGGCGGGATTTAAAAGCCCATTACGCGCATCTAGTGCCTTGGGGCAGTCGTTCTTTGACCGTTGAATTGCGCGGTGAAAATGACATTTCAGAGGGATTAGCACAACAGGATGCCAAAGCGCTGTTCGATTATTTGATACTGCGCGACGTCGTGTCCGGCGAAGCGCCCATCATTGACGACAGTGACGTAAAATATTATCCATTAGATGCCATGGACTTAGTGAAAGCGCCGTGCGCTGGTATTGTGTGTTATCACAAAACCATCGGCGAGGAAGTCGAAGCGGGCGAGGAAATTGGCGAAGTGGTTAATCTGATGGAAGACGATGTTGATACCTCCAGTTACCCTTTGATTGCTCGCACCAATGGTGTGTTTTTTGCTCGAGTGCAACGACGTTTGGTGGTGTATGGCGAATCCATCGCAAAAATCGCCGGTAGGGAGCATCTTGCTTTTCGTGAAATTGGGCACCTTTTCGAAGACTAG
- a CDS encoding ATP-dependent helicase produces MIQAQPKIEAHTSLTDEQTLVVHHDLMTPAKVIAVAGAGKTTTLISRIEHLLVQGVDPSHIGVFMFNKSAQEEFADRLSKRLMSVGHFRSPSVMTFHAFGMKFCRRLEQQGWLPSAKLVTDDFSLIKMLREALQRLVRNGEKIAMLDEKDWLEDVLLFIDQVKASDLSASIVFEALGWSKERQFFPALYDELERLRKRNNIRFFADLLSDPYELISELAEPERVRIRGLVPDFRYLLIDEFQDINPCQYELLKQLYPAPCQWMIVGDVQQCIYEWRGASPDIMATQFDEDFAKVATYPLSTSFRFGHAVGLMASSVISENDPDALVIGAGERTRVSFARAPKTGKALLGELKAWVDEGKALSDTAVLVRLYSDMVPVQLALMHKGVPYQLHGDSPLLENRQIRMLMAYLAVIAGGLESTSAFFRPDDIEYLLTVPSLGGSFAQRKTLIQQAKQSPHLLPQIIESVADATEGWRAKKLYERADWLRSLTIYRTDPAQGLAHTLEKLGIYRYFESTSSKDIQTQEKIATCDAFMAYVRGVGGDAKSILEQLAALNERHTDDSHGVHLMTIHKSKGLEFDQVLLSGLQEGRFPYYEEDLSAIDKQAAMDLASERRLFYVAITRAKQKLVLLETPTSDEHKRMKQGDIPRAALKSLSLSRFVFEAQPYAVSRICEAWYVEANDDPIDTEKGSVFQRYLNAVTPSPLLTFRHRVEGKSHLKPGDKVRHDQFGQGVVVRQEQGEKQMIFVDFGEIGLKRFNPKHTQLIKLSSRT; encoded by the coding sequence TTGATACAAGCACAACCTAAAATAGAGGCTCATACCTCATTAACCGATGAGCAGACGCTTGTTGTCCATCATGACCTTATGACACCCGCGAAAGTGATTGCCGTGGCGGGTGCAGGAAAAACCACTACACTCATTTCACGTATCGAGCATCTATTGGTGCAAGGTGTGGATCCGTCTCATATTGGCGTGTTCATGTTTAATAAAAGCGCTCAGGAAGAGTTTGCAGATCGTTTGAGTAAGCGACTTATGTCGGTCGGGCACTTCCGTTCACCGAGTGTGATGACCTTTCATGCGTTTGGTATGAAGTTCTGCCGCCGATTAGAACAGCAAGGTTGGCTACCGTCAGCAAAGCTGGTCACTGATGACTTTAGCTTGATAAAGATGCTCCGCGAAGCCTTGCAGCGCTTGGTTCGAAACGGCGAAAAAATCGCCATGTTAGACGAGAAAGACTGGCTCGAAGACGTGTTGCTTTTTATCGATCAAGTTAAAGCCTCGGACTTATCGGCTTCTATCGTGTTTGAAGCCTTAGGTTGGTCAAAAGAGCGTCAGTTCTTCCCCGCGTTATACGATGAATTAGAACGGCTCCGAAAACGCAACAATATTCGTTTTTTTGCGGATTTACTCAGTGACCCTTACGAGTTAATTAGCGAACTTGCCGAGCCAGAGAGAGTCCGAATACGCGGTTTGGTACCGGACTTCCGTTATCTTCTTATTGACGAATTTCAAGACATTAACCCTTGCCAATACGAGTTGCTTAAGCAGCTTTATCCGGCGCCTTGCCAATGGATGATTGTTGGCGATGTGCAGCAATGTATTTATGAATGGCGTGGCGCAAGTCCAGACATCATGGCGACACAATTTGATGAAGACTTTGCCAAGGTTGCGACGTATCCGCTGAGCACCAGCTTTCGTTTTGGTCATGCGGTGGGGTTAATGGCGTCGAGCGTGATAAGCGAAAATGATCCAGACGCTTTAGTGATTGGCGCGGGGGAGCGTACTCGAGTGTCCTTTGCTCGTGCGCCAAAAACCGGCAAGGCGTTGTTAGGTGAGTTAAAAGCGTGGGTTGATGAAGGCAAAGCCTTGAGTGATACGGCAGTATTAGTGCGTTTGTACAGTGATATGGTGCCGGTGCAATTGGCTTTGATGCACAAAGGCGTGCCGTATCAGTTGCACGGCGATTCGCCATTGTTGGAAAACCGTCAAATTCGTATGTTGATGGCGTATTTGGCGGTGATTGCTGGTGGCTTAGAAAGCACAAGTGCGTTCTTTCGTCCTGATGATATTGAATATTTACTCACCGTACCGAGCCTTGGTGGTTCGTTTGCGCAACGTAAAACCTTGATTCAGCAAGCCAAGCAATCGCCGCATTTATTGCCACAAATTATCGAATCCGTCGCGGATGCCACAGAGGGTTGGCGCGCCAAAAAACTGTATGAACGAGCGGATTGGTTACGCAGTTTAACCATTTATCGTACTGATCCCGCACAAGGTTTGGCTCACACTTTGGAGAAGCTGGGTATTTATCGTTACTTTGAAAGCACCAGCAGTAAGGATATTCAAACTCAAGAAAAAATCGCCACCTGTGATGCGTTTATGGCCTATGTTCGCGGCGTAGGTGGTGACGCAAAATCGATTTTAGAGCAACTGGCCGCTTTGAACGAACGACATACCGATGACAGCCACGGCGTGCATTTGATGACGATTCATAAATCCAAAGGGTTGGAGTTCGATCAAGTATTACTGTCGGGTTTACAAGAGGGGCGTTTCCCTTATTACGAGGAAGACCTCAGCGCGATAGATAAGCAAGCCGCGATGGATCTAGCTTCAGAGCGACGTTTGTTTTATGTGGCCATTACGCGGGCTAAACAGAAGTTAGTGTTACTAGAAACACCAACGTCAGATGAGCATAAACGGATGAAACAAGGTGATATTCCGCGCGCTGCGCTAAAGAGCTTGTCCTTGTCGAGATTTGTGTTTGAAGCTCAACCTTATGCGGTCAGTCGAATCTGTGAAGCGTGGTATGTTGAGGCCAATGACGATCCCATTGATACAGAAAAAGGCTCGGTTTTTCAGCGTTATTTGAATGCCGTGACACCGTCGCCATTATTGACTTTTCGTCATCGGGTGGAAGGTAAAAGTCATTTGAAACCGGGCGACAAAGTACGTCATGACCAGTTTGGACAAGGCGTTGTGGTGCGACAAGAGCAAGGCGAGAAACAGATGATCTTCGTTGATTTTGGCGAGATTGGCCTAAAACGTTTTAATCCGAAACATACTCAATTAATTAAACTGTCTTCACGAACGTAA
- a CDS encoding isopenicillin N synthase family dioxygenase yields MSIPLIDLAKLTHESDLIRQDEIRSLDTACREIGFFYLTNTGIPKELMAALMREAKRFFNLPQEDKNTIDIKNSINHRGYGNIGEEQLDEVSHADWKETFDMALDFPANHPLVAKYPTMYGPNQNPMNPKTVEILQDYYVEAFTVAQKLLTAMAQALSLDDDFFTRCFTDHVTVLRMIHYPPRPANDHDNGAGAHTDYGCVTLLLQDQIGGLQVKNRQGEWVDATPIDNALVVNIGDLMQRWTNDEYVSTAHRVRASLPDVHRYSFPFFVEPDYETSVTCVPSCATEQKPAKYDAILSGDWIQSRFDATYAYREKDEAL; encoded by the coding sequence ATGTCCATTCCTTTGATTGATCTAGCTAAATTAACCCATGAGAGTGATTTGATTCGCCAAGATGAAATACGCAGTTTAGACACCGCGTGCCGAGAAATAGGTTTCTTTTACCTAACCAATACGGGCATACCAAAAGAATTGATGGCGGCGTTGATGCGCGAAGCCAAGCGCTTCTTTAATCTGCCGCAAGAAGATAAAAATACCATCGATATCAAGAACAGCATTAACCATCGTGGCTACGGTAATATTGGTGAAGAGCAGCTGGACGAAGTGAGCCATGCGGATTGGAAAGAAACCTTTGATATGGCGTTGGATTTTCCTGCCAACCATCCCTTGGTGGCAAAATACCCGACCATGTATGGGCCAAATCAAAACCCAATGAACCCTAAGACGGTAGAAATTTTACAAGATTACTATGTAGAAGCGTTCACCGTCGCGCAAAAATTGCTAACAGCGATGGCGCAAGCGCTGTCTTTAGACGATGATTTCTTCACTCGTTGTTTTACCGATCACGTGACGGTATTGCGGATGATTCATTATCCGCCACGTCCAGCAAACGACCATGATAATGGCGCGGGCGCTCATACGGATTACGGTTGTGTGACCTTGTTATTGCAAGATCAGATTGGTGGTTTACAGGTGAAAAACCGCCAAGGTGAGTGGGTCGATGCGACGCCGATTGATAATGCGCTAGTGGTGAATATTGGTGACTTGATGCAACGCTGGACCAACGATGAATACGTGTCGACAGCGCACCGAGTGCGAGCGTCTTTACCCGATGTTCATCGTTACTCGTTTCCGTTCTTTGTCGAGCCTGACTACGAGACCAGCGTCACTTGCGTTCCAAGCTGCGCAACTGAACAAAAACCAGCGAAATACGACGCCATATTAAGCGGTGATTGGATTCAATCGCGTTTTGATGCAACGTACGCTTACAGAGAAAAAGATGAAGCGCTTTAA
- a CDS encoding class II glutamine amidotransferase, which yields MCRWMAYQGDSVYLESLLFKQEHSLIHQSLSARKSEVTVNADGFGLGWYDEREEPGLYHEVLPAWSDSNLKSLAKHIKSGLFFAHVRSSTGTETNRSNCHPFSYKNWLFMHNGQIGGYESLRWQLDRLIPEYLYSHRHGATDSEVIFLLMIANGLEANPEHAISVTLTQIIDMMKLKKIEDPLRFTAVFSDGEDIIAVRFSSDEQAPSLYCKEFDHHIVIGSEPLDLSSDSWTLVPAGHIARINKNKYHIKPLPELLKMTA from the coding sequence ATGTGTCGTTGGATGGCGTATCAAGGGGATTCCGTCTACCTTGAGTCATTGCTCTTTAAACAAGAGCATTCTTTAATACACCAAAGCTTAAGCGCAAGAAAATCAGAAGTCACCGTAAATGCCGACGGTTTTGGCTTAGGCTGGTACGATGAACGAGAAGAACCCGGCCTGTATCACGAAGTATTGCCAGCCTGGAGCGATAGTAATTTAAAAAGTCTGGCCAAACATATTAAAAGCGGCTTATTCTTTGCCCATGTTCGCTCTTCAACCGGTACAGAAACCAACCGCTCTAATTGCCATCCATTCAGTTACAAAAATTGGTTGTTCATGCACAACGGTCAAATTGGCGGCTATGAATCTTTACGCTGGCAGTTGGATCGTCTGATTCCCGAGTACCTATATAGCCATCGACACGGCGCGACAGATTCAGAAGTTATTTTTTTGTTGATGATTGCCAATGGTTTAGAAGCCAATCCAGAACATGCGATCAGCGTTACTTTGACGCAAATCATCGACATGATGAAGCTCAAAAAAATTGAAGACCCGCTGCGTTTTACTGCCGTATTTTCAGACGGTGAAGACATTATTGCGGTGCGTTTTTCCAGCGACGAACAAGCGCCAAGCCTGTATTGCAAAGAATTCGATCATCACATTGTGATTGGTTCTGAACCATTAGATCTATCGAGCGATAGCTGGACACTGGTTCCTGCGGGTCACATAGCAAGAATCAATAAAAATAAATATCACATTAAACCATTACCAGAATTATTAAAAATGACCGCTTAG
- a CDS encoding methyl-accepting chemotaxis protein — protein sequence MSISSALSSKSVSSELQSLSSQSLQLMKNLEKSRQLLLQQSVEFERGFFQVSIAKSMGGYGTEQIAESAEKFKTYTDEMIASIENVKSILGTMPKNDGLNSLFEQITTLEEQQAIFLEASTETYSWWVKLKTMQASKARRLADASLITVNEQMEVIIASIDEYNTAVAENQNDKLDQTIYASGVLAAVLIAIGITVSIIIVNGICKPLIKAVRRAEEIASGELVQSKVASTRKDEIGMLETAMDKLVVQLSSILHDVSESSAMLTNAANDLNRITDESSEMVDRQQEETNQISQAIQEIQATSVHVSESTADASQAAHNAETAANEGTVIVTKTISSIQELATEISSSAATINELQSNTKEISSILNVILGIAEQTNLLALNAAIEAARAGEQGRGFAVVADEVRHLAQNTQDATQQIEKMITLLQSGTTSAVKAMTSSHQRSTDAVNQVKHEEVSLQNINQSVSKIREMNDRISATAEEQASVTSEVSRNVANITDITSRTTKSIHSISQSAEQLAALATQLSAKISYFNV from the coding sequence ATGAGCATAAGCTCTGCCCTTTCAAGTAAATCTGTGTCGTCTGAGTTACAGAGCCTCTCATCGCAGAGCCTCCAATTAATGAAAAACCTAGAAAAAAGTCGTCAGTTATTACTCCAACAATCTGTCGAATTTGAGCGTGGTTTTTTCCAAGTGTCTATCGCGAAATCCATGGGTGGATATGGAACGGAGCAAATCGCAGAATCGGCTGAAAAATTTAAAACCTACACAGATGAGATGATCGCTAGTATAGAAAATGTCAAAAGCATTCTTGGCACTATGCCAAAGAATGACGGTTTAAACAGTCTTTTTGAACAAATTACCACCCTTGAAGAGCAGCAAGCGATTTTCCTAGAAGCCAGTACAGAAACTTACAGCTGGTGGGTGAAACTAAAAACAATGCAGGCCAGCAAAGCTCGACGTTTGGCAGATGCCAGCCTAATCACCGTAAACGAACAAATGGAAGTTATTATTGCTTCTATCGATGAATACAACACCGCCGTTGCTGAAAACCAAAATGACAAACTAGACCAGACTATTTATGCCAGCGGCGTATTGGCGGCGGTATTGATTGCTATCGGCATTACGGTCAGCATTATTATTGTAAACGGTATATGCAAACCACTCATTAAAGCCGTACGACGTGCAGAAGAAATTGCGTCAGGTGAGTTAGTTCAATCTAAAGTTGCTAGTACACGTAAAGATGAAATTGGCATGTTAGAAACAGCAATGGACAAACTGGTTGTTCAGCTTAGCAGCATCTTACACGATGTTTCCGAGTCCAGCGCCATGCTAACCAACGCGGCCAACGACCTAAACCGCATTACGGACGAATCATCCGAAATGGTAGATCGTCAGCAAGAAGAAACAAACCAAATATCTCAAGCCATACAAGAAATACAGGCAACCTCCGTTCATGTGTCCGAATCTACTGCCGATGCAAGCCAAGCGGCCCATAATGCCGAAACTGCCGCCAATGAAGGCACGGTTATTGTTACTAAAACCATTAGTAGCATTCAAGAGTTGGCCACAGAAATATCCAGTTCAGCCGCAACAATAAATGAACTTCAATCCAATACGAAAGAGATCAGCAGTATTCTGAATGTTATTTTAGGTATCGCAGAACAAACCAACCTACTCGCTTTAAACGCGGCCATTGAAGCGGCGCGTGCTGGTGAACAAGGACGAGGCTTTGCTGTTGTCGCAGACGAAGTACGCCATTTGGCTCAGAACACGCAAGACGCTACTCAGCAAATCGAAAAAATGATCACCCTTTTACAAAGTGGTACTACCTCCGCCGTAAAAGCCATGACATCAAGTCATCAGCGCTCTACCGACGCCGTAAATCAGGTCAAGCACGAAGAAGTATCTTTACAAAATATCAACCAGTCTGTGTCTAAGATTCGTGAAATGAATGATAGAATCTCTGCAACGGCAGAAGAGCAAGCATCCGTCACCTCTGAAGTAAGTCGTAATGTCGCGAACATCACTGACATTACGTCCAGAACAACGAAATCCATACATTCCATTAGCCAATCGGCGGAGCAATTGGCAGCGTTAGCCACTCAATTATCCGCTAAAATCAGCTATTTCAATGTCTAG
- the hisI gene encoding phosphoribosyl-AMP cyclohydrolase → MSLKAYENLAKGDKLSLDTVLANLKTDEHGLIAAIAQQHDTGEVLMLAYMNEKSIRETLDTGQVCYWSRSRQTYWRKGESSGHRQTLVSMSFDCDGDCILLKVNQKGPACHTNRRDCFFFTVDGNDVVISSAPSSDK, encoded by the coding sequence ATGAGTTTAAAAGCGTACGAAAATCTGGCCAAGGGTGACAAACTGTCGCTAGACACGGTACTAGCGAATTTAAAAACAGATGAACATGGTTTGATCGCCGCCATTGCGCAACAACACGATACTGGCGAAGTATTAATGCTGGCTTACATGAATGAAAAATCGATTCGTGAAACCTTGGATACAGGGCAAGTCTGTTACTGGTCTCGCTCTCGTCAAACATACTGGCGCAAGGGTGAAAGCTCTGGTCATCGTCAGACGTTAGTGTCTATGTCGTTTGACTGTGACGGTGACTGCATCCTACTCAAAGTAAATCAGAAAGGTCCTGCTTGTCATACGAATCGCCGTGATTGTTTCTTTTTTACAGTTGATGGCAACGACGTCGTGATCAGTTCGGCACCCTCTTCTGACAAGTAA
- a CDS encoding 6-carboxytetrahydropterin synthase yields MKLFVKNLTHVDLSYFDTERGLLGESWQTDIVLTGKLNDESMICDFSIVKKHIKKWLDDHIDHMLAIPAEHVGSSLTKLTNDRVSFRFDHSKENPDDSRRFQCDAPTQAICVLPMAKITPDAAAKWVESQILNLLPAELEAVSVRFSPEKIDGAEYQYSHGLKKHAGNCQRIAHGHRSTVGIYADGIRNDAMEKDWADRWKDIYLGTQEDLDKFIEEDGRRYHCFSYTSQQGLFELMIDSNQVYMLDCDTTVESLSAHIANVLAQENPGTHIEAHGFEGIGKGAISDSKVSL; encoded by the coding sequence TTGAAGCTATTTGTAAAAAACCTGACCCATGTAGATTTATCGTACTTCGATACGGAACGTGGTCTGTTGGGTGAAAGCTGGCAGACGGACATCGTTCTGACTGGTAAGTTAAATGACGAGAGCATGATTTGCGATTTTAGTATTGTTAAGAAGCACATCAAAAAATGGTTAGATGATCACATCGATCACATGCTAGCCATTCCTGCTGAGCATGTAGGGTCGTCTTTAACCAAGCTAACCAATGATCGCGTTTCGTTTCGCTTTGATCATAGTAAAGAAAACCCAGACGACAGCCGTCGCTTTCAATGTGACGCGCCAACTCAGGCTATTTGCGTTTTACCAATGGCGAAAATTACGCCGGATGCTGCCGCCAAGTGGGTTGAATCACAAATATTGAACTTGTTACCAGCGGAGCTTGAAGCGGTTAGTGTGCGTTTCTCACCAGAAAAAATTGACGGCGCAGAATACCAATATAGCCACGGTTTGAAAAAGCACGCTGGTAATTGCCAGCGTATTGCCCATGGTCATCGTTCTACGGTTGGAATATACGCCGATGGTATTCGTAATGATGCCATGGAAAAAGACTGGGCAGATCGCTGGAAAGATATTTATTTAGGCACACAAGAAGACTTAGATAAATTCATTGAAGAAGACGGCCGTCGTTATCATTGTTTTAGCTACACCAGCCAACAAGGGTTATTTGAACTCATGATAGACAGCAATCAAGTATACATGTTGGATTGCGATACCACGGTGGAATCCCTCTCTGCTCATATTGCAAACGTATTGGCTCAAGAAAACCCTGGTACGCACATTGAAGCTCATGGCTTTGAAGGTATCGGCAAAGGGGCGATTTCAGACAGCAAGGTGTCTCTCTAA
- a CDS encoding Tn7 transposase TnsA N-terminal domain-containing protein produces MYNRNLRNLRNLRNLRNLRNLRNLRNLRNLRNLRNLRNLRNLRNLRNLRNLRNLRNLRNPSPNKNIYKFVSRKNRSTIMCESGLEFDACFHLEFSSSIAAFESQPTGIEYQADNKVRRYTPDFKIVKDTGEIEYIEIKPEQIHSTQKFREEFECKRAAYNTLGYKLILVSERHGMDPIS; encoded by the coding sequence ATGTACAATCGCAACCTTCGCAACCTTCGCAACCTTCGCAACCTTCGCAACCTTCGCAACCTTCGCAACCTTCGCAACCTTCGCAACCTTCGCAACCTTCGCAACCTTCGCAACCTTCGCAACCTTCGCAACCTTCGCAACCTTCGCAACCTTCGCAACCTTCGCAACCTTCGCAACCCAAGTCCCAATAAAAATATCTACAAATTCGTTAGTAGGAAAAACCGTTCAACTATTATGTGTGAGAGCGGTTTAGAGTTTGACGCTTGCTTTCATCTTGAATTTTCTTCTTCCATTGCTGCATTTGAATCCCAGCCCACCGGCATAGAGTATCAAGCGGACAATAAAGTTCGCCGTTATACACCGGACTTCAAGATCGTGAAGGATACAGGTGAGATTGAATATATTGAGATAAAGCCTGAACAAATTCACTCTACTCAGAAGTTTCGCGAAGAGTTTGAGTGCAAAAGGGCTGCTTACAACACTCTGGGATACAAATTAATTCTGGTGTCTGAGAGGCATGGTATGGACCCAATTTCCTAG
- a CDS encoding IS3 family transposase (programmed frameshift), with the protein MSGKRYTDEFKIEAVKQVTERGYKIAEVAERLGVSYKSMHDWIARYSKPEANRKADDSALSEIQQLKAELKRVTEERDIPKGGRRVLCRGVKEKYTFIKSRLHDYSIIVLCRTLQVHRSGFYAWLSCPKSRREQEDDQLAIDIKTHWLKSGCVYGYRNITKDLKGEGKSCGKNRVLRVMRREGLKALIGYKRRPVFHHGSKRNTAPNTLNRVFIVPEPDQVWVTDFTYIRTKEGWLYVTVVVDLFSRLIVGWSMRSRATAESVIDALLMAIWRRRPTKRVLVHSDQGAQYTSKDWQTFLKDNNLEASMSRRGNCHDNPVAESFFSLLKKERVRNRTYKTRSDARSEVFDYIECFYNPKRHHGSNNGLSPLQYEKRYFTELETV; encoded by the exons ATGAGTGGAAAACGTTATACCGATGAGTTCAAAATTGAAGCTGTTAAACAAGTCACTGAGCGCGGCTATAAGATTGCAGAAGTGGCTGAGCGACTTGGCGTTAGTTACAAAAGTATGCATGATTGGATTGCCCGATACAGCAAACCTGAAGCGAATAGAAAAGCGGACGATTCAGCTCTGTCGGAGATTCAGCAACTCAAAGCTGAACTTAAACGGGTGACCGAAGAGAGGGACATTC CTAAAGGAGGCCGCCGTGTACTTTGCCGGGGAGTCAAAGAAAAGTACACGTTCATAAAATCACGGCTCCATGACTATTCTATTATTGTCTTGTGTCGAACGCTGCAAGTCCATAGGAGCGGTTTTTATGCTTGGCTAAGTTGTCCAAAAAGTCGACGAGAACAAGAAGATGACCAACTTGCCATCGACATTAAAACGCACTGGCTTAAAAGTGGTTGTGTTTATGGCTACCGCAACATCACCAAAGACCTAAAGGGAGAAGGCAAGTCTTGTGGAAAGAATCGAGTGCTAAGGGTGATGCGCCGCGAGGGCTTAAAAGCACTAATAGGCTATAAACGTCGCCCTGTTTTTCATCATGGATCTAAACGTAATACAGCCCCAAATACACTCAATAGAGTGTTTATTGTCCCAGAACCAGATCAAGTATGGGTGACCGATTTCACGTACATCCGGACAAAAGAAGGCTGGCTTTACGTGACCGTCGTTGTTGATCTATTTTCTAGATTGATCGTAGGGTGGTCGATGAGATCAAGGGCGACAGCAGAGTCCGTTATTGATGCTTTACTCATGGCGATTTGGCGACGACGCCCCACAAAAAGAGTATTGGTACACTCAGATCAAGGCGCTCAATATACCTCGAAAGATTGGCAAACCTTCTTAAAAGATAATAATCTGGAAGCCAGTATGAGTCGCCGTGGTAACTGCCATGATAATCCTGTTGCGGAAAGCTTTTTCTCATTGTTAAAAAAAGAAAGAGTACGCAATCGAACCTACAAAACAAGAAGTGATGCTCGTTCAGAGGTTTTTGATTATATCGAATGCTTTTATAATCCAAAGCGACACCATGGATCAAATAATGGATTATCGCCACTGCAATATGAGAAGCGGTATTTTACGGAGCTAGAAACTGTCTAG
- a CDS encoding ACT domain-containing protein, which produces MSFIGEGRPGLVERLSDTISRHLGNWLESRMVHLADKFASILTVSVALEHQ; this is translated from the coding sequence CTGAGTTTTATTGGGGAAGGTCGCCCCGGTCTTGTTGAGCGTTTGTCCGATACTATTTCACGTCATCTCGGTAACTGGTTAGAAAGCCGTATGGTGCATCTAGCGGATAAGTTTGCCAGTATTTTAACCGTATCTGTTGCCTTGGAACACCAATAG